The genomic region TATCCCCAATTTTGATAATCGGAACGGCATTACCTCGTCGAGTTTGCATGCCCTTGTCAGCTGAGATATTAAAAAAGGCGTACATTTCGTAGAATTCTTTTTGTGAAATAGGATCGTATTTATGGTCGTGGCATTGGGCACATTCAGTAGTGAGCCCCAACCAAACTTTGGAAACAGTACTGAGGCGATCAACGGTGTATTCAACGCGATATTCTTCGAAGAAAGCGCCGCCTTCGTCAGTAGTACCATTATTTCGTAAAAAGGCGGTAGCGACTTTTTGGTCGGTGGTGGCATTGGGGATATGGTCCCCTGCAATTTGCTCTAGCGTGAATTGATCGAAGGGTTTGTTACTATTGTAAGCATCTATTACCCAGTCGCGCCAAGGCCACATCGTGCGCGGACCATCGGCATGGTACACCGAAGAATCACCATAGCGGGCCATGTCGAGCCAGGGAAGCGCCATGCGTTCGCCGTAGGCAGGCTTAGCAAGAATGCGATCGACGAGTTTTTCGTAGGCATTATTTGAGCTATCATTGACAAATTGATCGATTTCTTTTGGACTTGGGGGCAGGCCATTGAGGTCATAGCTTAAGCGACGAATGATTTTATGTTTGGGGGCTTCAGGGCTAGGCTTTAAGTCTTTCTCATTCAGTGTAGCGACAATAAAGTTATCAATCGGGTTATTCGTTTGAGATTTTTTAACTTTAGGGACAAGAGGTTTTGTGATGGGTTCAAAGGCCCAGTGCTTTGACCAAGTGGCACCTTCATTAATCCAGCGTTTAAAGAGGTCGATTTCTTCTTTTGTTAGAGGAATTTTATGAGATTTCTTCGGAGGCATGATGTCATCGCTATCATCAGTACTGATGCGATAGTAAAGTTCACTTTCCTCAGCATTGCCTGCAATGATAGACGCAATACCATCATGAACTCTAAAAGCGCCCTCAGGACCATCGGGGATGTCGAGGCGTAAGTCGCCTTTGCGTTCTTCTTCATCGGGGCCGTGACAATGGAAGCACCTATCGGATAAAATGGGGCGTATGTCTTTGTTGAAGCTGACTTTTTCAACTTCGACTTTTTTATCAGTCATCAGTGCGCAGCTAGCACCTACGATAAGAGACAAGCTAAGCAGGGAAATTTTTGTTTTAAACATGAATAGAACCTTTTATTTTCTTACTCTATTAAACATATGAAATGACTTACTGTTACAAGTATAATAGCTTTATGAGTAAAAAAACAAAAAATTCTTAGGCTAGAGAACAAGAAATATAATTAAGTACGAAAAATTTCGTAAATTCACTCATAAACAAGGTGACTTTTGACTTGTTTGACCGCGACACTAAGTCGTGCTAATCGAGGAGCTTATAAAATATTGATGCTCGTGGTATGGGAACCACGAGCAGAGTTATTTATTTCTTGAAAGTTAATTCTTTAAATGGAATCAAATGCTGAATGAGTGGCTGACCTTTTTCATTAAAAGCCTCAAGTTTGATGGATTTTTTTGTCCAGTCAATTTCTATCATACCGGCATTTTTCTCAAAGGAAGCTTTGCCGACGCGAAATGAATTTTTTGCCTTGGACCATTTTTCAGAAGCATGAGTCATGCCACTGCTTGTGAGGTCATAGAAGGGGTAACCACCAATATCGCTTTTGGATAATTCACTAAAATGAACATCTCCCGAAATGGCAAAAGTGTGTTGAGTATTATGTTTCTTCAGCAGGTCAAAAAGGCGTTGCTGTTCATGAGGTACATTGCCCCAATTCTCCATGCCTTTTTCAAAAGAAAGAGTCTGAATACTACTGGCGATAATTCTCACATCGGCAGGAACCTGAAGTTGCTCTTCCAGCCATTTCCATTGGGCGTCACCTAGCAGGGTCTTGCTGGTGTCTTTTGTAGGTGTGTACCAACCAACATAATCTTTAGAAGCTTTCTTTTTTTTGGCTCTGGGCAGTGGATCACGGAAGTAACGGGTATCGAGCATAAGTACCTGGCAACGCTGTCCTAGTGCTCCGAAAGTGTAGGAGCCGTAGATACCAGGACGTTGGCGGCGCGGTGAATCAGCCGGGTCCTTGAAAAAGTCGAGAAATATCTCTTCGGATTCTTTGCGCTTGGGGTAGGTATTTCCACCATCGTTGACACCGAAATCATGATCATCCCAAGTGGCGAGCATTGTGGTGTTATCACGCAGTGTGCGAAATCCCTTGATAGCTTCAAGTTGGCCCCATTTTTTCTTGAGCAGCGCCATGTCTTCAGTATCGCCATAAATGTTGTCACCGAGGAAGATAAAGACATCAGGCTGCTTTTTTATGATAGCATCAAAAATAGCGGGACTTGCAGTTTTTGAGCTTACCTTTCTCGCTGGCCTATGGCAAGAGCCAAAAGCTATTTTTGTGACGGATTTCTCGTAGTGAACATCAGAATTAAACTGGGCATCAGCTGATGAGCAGCCAAGCAATAGTAGACAGGGGATTAATTTAATAAGCTGTTTTTGAAGACGCATTTATTATCCTTTATATTTAGATGAAGATATACTTTTTTATAACTTACTTACTAAGAAACACACTAAATGACTAAGTGCTACCGTTTTTATGAGTCCATTTGAAAAATTAAGACAACTAATGTCTAAGAAAGCTTGCCCGAGAAAAGTATTTATGAGGTTTTACAGTTAGACATACCCAAAAATAAAATCCTGCCAAAGATTGGCAGGATTTAAATGGTCTAAGTGTAAAAATTAATGATACTTATTCTTTGACTCCAGTTGAGAGTAGGTAGGCAATGAGGTCGCGAACTTCATCAGCATTCATCGAATTAATTAACATAGGAGGCATTTGTGAAATAGGATAGTCTTCGATTTTTTCCACATCATCAAAAGGAATTTGACGAGGCTTAACTTCTTTGTTACTTTTAGTCGTTGGATAAACATCGTAATACTCCTCGCGTGGCATCACTAGGCCATTGATCTGAGTTTTATCTTTGAGAGTAATGATCTTAGAGCTGTATTGATCCGAAACATTCTTACTAGGCTCAATGATAGATTCGAGCAAATAACGATCATCAAATTTTGTTCTCACCATACTTAAGTCAGGTCCGATATCTCCACCCAAGCCATCGAAACGGTGACAGCTCGCACAAGCAGCCGCATGGAAAAGGTTACGTCCATTTTTTAAATCAGCTTTTTTAAGTGCACCGCGGTGAGTGAAACGACTCGCCTCTTGCACAGTCCACATTTTCCCTGGTCCCTTAGGAGCGGTGATTTTGAATTTTGGCTTAGAGCCAAATTCTTCACCAGTAATATCTTTTAGAGCCATGCGGTCTTCGCTACTCAATTGAGTGAGGACTTGTCCGCGGATATTAACTAAAAATTTAGCATAGCTATTTCCACCTGGGTGCTTCGCAGCAGAATTTAAAAAGGAAACATATGTTCTGCGTTGATCCAGAGTCCAGCCCGTTTTGAGGTTACGTAAAATAAAAGCATAGCCAAGTTTTTGAACAGGAGGATAATCGTTGATCAATTTGTTGATTGAACGAGCATAGCCTTTGTTTCTACTAATAATCTCATTCTGCCATTGTGGTAGATTCTTTGGTGAAGGCTTCTCAATTAGTGCCATGCCCTTTGCAATGATACCAGGAGCTTTCAAGTACACTAAAACACGTAGGAGTTCAGTATTTAAATCATCTTCGTGTGCAGGGAATTTTGGATCCAATTGTGCAATGACTAAGTTGCGATCCTTAGTACTGGGTTCACCTAAGCGGATGAAAGTGAGAGTATAAGCACGTAATAGACCTAATTTTTCATGAGGTTTTAAGCTATCGAAATCAATTTCTAATAAGCTGGCAATGATTTTTTCTTGATAGGCTTTTGTTCCCATGCGAGCTAAGGCAACAGCAGCAGTGATTTTAGCTTGTGCATCTTTGCTTTCAAAAACTTTGTGGGCCCACTGATCTACAGGCTGAGATTCAATGGCGACTCTTGCCGCGTGGCGCAACCAACGATCTGAACTCGATAAATGTGGCCATGCCTCGGCTACTGCTTTTGGATTGGCGACGCCATGGTAAGCTTCGAGCTGACGGCGTATTTGGTGCATTTTTGGAAGTTTAAAATCCTTTGGAGATAGTGCTGCAGTTGATTCAGTGCCTTCGTATGTGAGGCGATATAACCTGGAATCAGTACCACGACCACCTGTTACGAAATACATCGCACCATCTAGACCAATGAGTCCATCAGTTAAGGGCATGGGTTCGCCATAAGCAAAACTTTCTTTTTCGGCTTTATAACCGGCTCCATCGGCATTGATGTGCAAAGCGTGAATCGTTCCGTAAGTCCAGTCAAAAGCATAAACTGCTTT from Lentisphaera profundi harbors:
- a CDS encoding alkaline phosphatase D family protein, whose product is MRLQKQLIKLIPCLLLLGCSSADAQFNSDVHYEKSVTKIAFGSCHRPARKVSSKTASPAIFDAIIKKQPDVFIFLGDNIYGDTEDMALLKKKWGQLEAIKGFRTLRDNTTMLATWDDHDFGVNDGGNTYPKRKESEEIFLDFFKDPADSPRRQRPGIYGSYTFGALGQRCQVLMLDTRYFRDPLPRAKKKKASKDYVGWYTPTKDTSKTLLGDAQWKWLEEQLQVPADVRIIASSIQTLSFEKGMENWGNVPHEQQRLFDLLKKHNTQHTFAISGDVHFSELSKSDIGGYPFYDLTSSGMTHASEKWSKAKNSFRVGKASFEKNAGMIEIDWTKKSIKLEAFNEKGQPLIQHLIPFKELTFKK